In Sphingobacterium thalpophilum, a genomic segment contains:
- a CDS encoding PRTRC system ThiF family protein codes for MNTDKTKVHFTDNYLISPTNPIEVNLIGAGGTGSKVLTALMEMSHSLTELGHAGLQVRLWDDDIITEANLGRQRFSPSETGLYKSVALINRVNRFMGTNWKAETQKFERNSLGGLPENTKATIYISCVDNVKTRFAIAEMLTAMSKQRRANRDEPKYWLDFGNSQHTGQVILSTIGSIKQPDSEKYETVASLPMVTDEFGDLLKQSEQTDNTPSCSLAEALEKQDLYINATLAQMGCSLLWNMFRFGMTENRGFFINLKNFHTQPLKVA; via the coding sequence ATGAATACAGATAAAACCAAAGTACATTTTACAGACAACTATCTGATAAGTCCTACAAACCCGATTGAAGTCAATTTGATTGGTGCAGGTGGCACAGGCTCAAAAGTGCTGACTGCCTTAATGGAAATGAGCCATAGCCTAACAGAGTTGGGACACGCAGGATTGCAGGTGCGTTTATGGGATGATGATATTATCACGGAAGCCAATTTGGGCAGACAGCGATTTTCACCGAGTGAAACAGGATTGTACAAATCGGTTGCACTCATAAACCGTGTCAATCGGTTTATGGGAACGAATTGGAAAGCAGAAACCCAAAAGTTTGAACGCAATTCGTTGGGAGGACTGCCCGAAAATACAAAAGCAACGATTTATATTTCTTGTGTGGATAATGTAAAGACAAGGTTTGCTATAGCGGAAATGCTCACAGCTATGAGCAAACAACGCAGAGCCAACCGTGATGAGCCTAAATATTGGTTGGATTTTGGGAACAGCCAACATACAGGGCAAGTAATACTATCTACTATCGGAAGTATCAAACAACCCGACTCCGAAAAGTACGAAACGGTGGCAAGCCTGCCAATGGTTACGGATGAATTTGGCGACTTGCTGAAACAGTCCGAACAAACGGACAATACGCCAAGTTGTAGTTTGGCAGAAGCATTGGAAAAGCAGGATTTGTATATCAATGCTACATTGGCTCAAATGGGTTGTTCGTTATTGTGGAATATGTTTCGCTTCGGAATGACCGAAAACAGGGGATTTTTCATTAATCTGAAAAATTTCCACACCCAACCCCTAAAAGTTGCCTGA
- a CDS encoding PRTRC system protein B: METINDITQDFGTLYHPKSALVFYETKGRTTDVYVEHFDMDKNGNPINAHPLTVREANILAKSLRTEKDKDKAFLKPNGILPTNILHINPSAEKGTVIWYTKAQQRKLFFVDSLKIPNGKGYVPPMLWKASKNSLTVYALASDRRPNDKTKLHYAPFFNIYEDGKVCMGTVSIDIKKSASVEEFVQAWEHYFFNSYFSHLLGKHNPIKGDCVKVWKDLINTDNPFPKEVLKPYNKNLKNLL; this comes from the coding sequence ACAGGACTTCGGTACATTATACCACCCAAAATCTGCTTTGGTATTCTATGAAACCAAAGGACGGACAACCGATGTGTATGTAGAGCATTTTGATATGGATAAAAACGGAAATCCAATCAATGCCCACCCATTGACCGTGAGAGAAGCAAATATATTGGCAAAGTCACTTCGCACTGAAAAAGACAAGGACAAAGCCTTTTTAAAGCCAAACGGAATTTTGCCGACAAACATTTTACATATCAATCCGAGTGCGGAAAAAGGCACGGTAATCTGGTACACCAAAGCACAGCAAAGAAAGTTGTTTTTTGTGGACAGTCTGAAAATACCCAATGGTAAAGGATATGTACCGCCAATGCTTTGGAAAGCGAGTAAAAACAGCCTTACCGTATATGCCCTTGCGAGTGACAGAAGACCGAATGATAAAACCAAACTCCATTATGCTCCTTTTTTCAATATTTACGAAGATGGTAAAGTATGTATGGGAACGGTAAGCATAGATATAAAGAAATCCGCATCGGTTGAAGAATTTGTACAGGCTTGGGAACACTATTTTTTCAATTCTTATTTCAGCCATTTGTTGGGCAAACACAATCCCATAAAAGGCGATTGCGTAAAGGTTTGGAAAGACCTTATAAACACAGATAATCCCTTTCCAAAAGAAGTATTAAAACCGTATAACAAAAACCTTAAAAATCTATTGTGA